The following proteins are encoded in a genomic region of Opitutaceae bacterium:
- the rpsU gene encoding 30S ribosomal protein S21, with translation MPIEIKIRKNEPIDRALRRMKKKLDRENIIKGVRAKRYYEKPTEKRRRKEKVMAFTAMLRRRHES, from the coding sequence ATGCCCATCGAAATCAAGATCCGCAAGAACGAGCCCATCGATCGCGCCCTGCGCCGCATGAAGAAGAAGCTCGATCGCGAGAACATCATCAAGGGTGTCCGCGCGAAGCGCTATTACGAAAAGCCGACTGAGAAGCGTCGTCGCAAGGAGAAGGTCATGGCCTTCACCGCCATGCTTCGCCGCCGTCACGAAAGCTGA
- a CDS encoding sugar phosphate isomerase/epimerase, with amino-acid sequence MPSPVMPTLALSTSWNAFRHTDGHAMLREIADLGFSHAELSHGTRVSLVPGIDRAIRDGVIRISSIHAFCPLPPGINRSAPNLFEPSAKDPAERKLWLRYAEQTLEYAAKLGATVAVFHLGSCSRRWFDPGFRLERQAEKRDRSSLEEDQRFCKIREKALEKLRRNAEEPWKRVLESISQVAPRAASLGVRMGLENREGVSELPLEDHWNSLWTEKKVSEICGYWHDTGHARIKKQLGLLDEDERLTALAPNWIGCHLHDTDIAGQDHLPLGDGTIDFEALSHRWTTGHLLTLEFGPRVTQEAVVRSHQRLRALVSARNLG; translated from the coding sequence GTGCCCTCACCTGTAATGCCGACACTCGCGCTTTCGACCTCCTGGAACGCTTTCCGTCACACGGACGGTCACGCCATGCTGCGGGAGATTGCCGACCTCGGGTTCTCCCATGCAGAGTTAAGCCATGGCACCCGGGTGTCCCTTGTGCCGGGCATCGACCGAGCCATCAGGGATGGGGTCATTCGGATTTCCTCGATCCACGCCTTCTGCCCGCTGCCGCCGGGAATCAACCGCTCCGCTCCGAACCTTTTTGAACCGTCAGCGAAGGATCCGGCGGAGCGAAAGCTGTGGCTTCGTTATGCGGAACAGACCCTGGAATATGCTGCCAAGCTGGGTGCGACGGTTGCCGTCTTCCACCTCGGCAGCTGTTCGCGGCGCTGGTTCGATCCCGGCTTCCGTTTGGAACGTCAGGCAGAGAAGCGGGACCGCAGCTCCCTTGAGGAGGACCAGCGCTTCTGCAAGATTCGCGAAAAGGCTCTCGAAAAACTGAGACGCAATGCCGAGGAGCCGTGGAAGCGGGTCCTGGAGTCCATCAGCCAGGTGGCGCCCCGGGCAGCTTCACTCGGTGTTCGAATGGGACTGGAGAATCGAGAGGGGGTGTCCGAGCTTCCTCTGGAGGATCATTGGAACTCCCTCTGGACTGAAAAGAAGGTTTCAGAGATTTGCGGCTACTGGCATGACACTGGCCACGCGCGCATCAAGAAGCAGCTGGGCCTTCTCGATGAAGACGAACGGCTCACCGCACTGGCACCGAATTGGATCGGCTGCCATCTCCACGATACCGATATTGCCGGGCAGGATCATCTCCCTCTTGGTGACGGCACGATAGACTTTGAAGCGCTCAGCCACCGATGGACCACCGGACACCTGCTTACGCTCGAATTCGGTCCCCGCGTCACGCAGGAGGCGGTGGTCAGGTCGCACCAACGTCTTCGTGCCCTCGTGAGCGCACGCAATCTTGGCTGA